AGGGGCTTGGGATAGAGGGTCCCAGAGATGAACCAGTAGCCAGGAAGTCCTtacatgtcctcttctggcctcacagCCCCATGAGGAAGAGGCAAAGTCCTGAGTGAAGCACAGAAGGGAGGATTAGCAGGGGAGCCCACATTGGAGTGGCCTTACCAAAGGCACACCTGGGGTAGGGGCCACTGGTGCCCAGGCATGGCAAGGCCTCTGGCCACATGGCCAAACAATGCTCATCCCCTACTTTACTACCTCTTTCTGTGtcccatcctcagcactgtcctaGACAGGACCAATTCCCCAGGTATCCCTGCAAACCTGACCTTTGGGTACTTTCCTGAAGCTGAGGTATCCCCTCCTTCCAGCAGCTTCCTACTGCCCCATATTCCCTCTCACTCCTCCTACTCTTTCTGTGTCCCCCTTCCCCTGGCTACCGAGAGAATGAATACCAGTGTAACTTCCTTCTACGAGatactggacagtggggagctgGGACAGCTGTGAGCAAGGATCTTTCGAGCCTTTGGCCAGGGACCAGTGCCAGGTGACTGCTCTGCGGAAAAGTAGGCAGGCAGACATTCGGGTAGCTAGACATGGAGCTCTAAGGAGCCAGCTCGTTGTGGGTACCAGAGAGGACACACAGATGAGATCAGGAAGCCATGAGCGGAATGTGGCTGGCCACTAGGGcgtcagctactgcttcagtgaCTGGGATGTGGTAGACAGTGCCTGAGTCCTGGTTCTTGTGTTCTTGGCATCTGTAAGGGGAGTGGCACAGAACTGTGGCTCCATAGGTGACATGGCTCGGGGTCAGGACCTCAGTGTGGAGGTGGGTCAACTGGCTGGGCAATGCCCTCCTCTTTGGGGAGGTGAAGGATCACTGTTTACCTGTTTAGCAATAGGTCTGTCTGGCAAAAAAAAGATGACAAATCCCAGGCAAGACTTGCTCACTCCCAGAATTAGAGTAGTATGATCAATGGGAGACACTAAGCTCTAGACCCCAGATATCTTTCTTTGATCTTGAGCCTTGAGAGTAGTATTTCAGGTAACCCTCTGAGTGAACAGGTCTTTCACAGGCCTGAGATAACCCAGCATCTGTTTGTTCAAACGGCTGCACCCCTGGGCATATGGACACCTTGACAGGTGACAGATGGACAACACCTTATAGGCCTGCAGAGGTTTCGGGAACAACTCTGCTTAGCCACATCAGACTAGCTGCCCCCAGAGGAGGGCAGGGAGTGTGGAAAGCAAAGTACGCATATTGAtggggaggcaggcaggcccCAAAGAGCACCCCTGGGGTTCCAGGCTTTACTGATACCCTTGGCCAAGGTGTTCCAGAAGTGGAACCCCTGTGCCCACAGATCCTCAGGACAAGAAGTAAGTTATCGAGGGCCTGATAGTGTTCCCCACTCACTCTGCAGTTTGTGTTTCTGCTGAGAGCCCCAAGTAGTCTCAGCACCTACCTTGCTGACCAGCTCCTGTGGCTGCAGCTGAACTCACACTGTTCCCATCTCAGGGTTTCATAGTCCAAAGGCATGTAGCCTGGCAGGGGGGCAGCCAGTGGGGCCCTGTCATCAGGGGGATGATAAATGGGGCAGTGGTCTATGGGAAAGCCTCCGAGAAGCTGCCAGGGCACTGCCCTCACGCAATGCATCAATGCATCCGGCCCTGACTCTGATCCTCTGTCCTTCCGTGGACATTGGTAGCTCCTCTCTACTTTGGGGGTCTCTCTCTTTGCCCTggaagggctgcagaggtggctggGACCTTAGAAGTTAGAGGAAGAGCCCGACTGTGCTGGGATCAGCCTCCACAGACCCTGTGTGGCCCTGCACCCTGGTTAGACCTGGAATCTGGAGCTTACCTTGAAGAGCTGGGCGAATGTGGCCATGGGCAAGAGTCCTGTAAGATGAAGAGGACTCTGTGTTCCAGGTCAGTTGAGTTGCCTATGCCCGGATCCAGGCATAGACCAAAAAAAAGGCAGCGGCTGGAGGGAGTGAAGCAGCCAAGCACCAGTGTTGTCCAGAATCCTAACTTTGCCTAGCGTAGGACAGGCTCTACTGGCTAGCATTCCAGGTGGGAGACTCTGGCTTTCTGTCAGCACCAGGTGGGGAGCAGAGCCGGACTGGGAGGTTCTCATCCCCCGTCTTTTGTCACTGCTAATGTTGTCAGCTCCTGGCACGTCCCATCCTAGCACTCCGGAAGTCTCTGGGTCCTGGGTCTGAGCTGTATAAAGGTTTGCTAAGGGATTGGTTCCATGCTCCCTGCCCAGCCCCCAacggaggacagaagggcagcagaAGATTACCTTAGGCTCTCTATCCCACCCCCTCTGCCATCATGTTCATCCTGAGCTGCCCTTGATCCCTTGATCCACATTATACCCTGGGAAGGACAGAGGAGCCATTGGAGAGCTTGGGGTCTCCTATAGCCCAGCCTTAAGATCCTGAGATTGGCACATTTTCTGGGATTATGGCCAGAGCTCTGTGATGCTGGTCTCTGCCATGGAGGGCCAGCCTCTGGCCCTGAGCTTGGCTGAGAAGGCTGTGTGCAAGGTGGTATATGGTGCCCCTCGCCCCCGCCCATTGCTGCTGCCTGTGGGCCTGGAACTGTGGCTGTATGTGCAGAAGATGCGGAACCTccagagaaagaggtggggacCAGGCAGGTGTCAGGCTTCAAGGCCGTGTGCCTGGGTGGGTCCAGGCATGATTTGGGAGTGCCTTGGAGTTGGGGAGGGACAGGAACCTGCAGAGGAAGGGGTTGAACAGGTGACAGGCGTCAGAGATGGATGTCTGGCATGACTCAAGGGTGTCTTATGGGGAAGGGCTCTTTGTGTCATGGCCTAAGTGAGTTTCCTATCTGGTACAGAGTAACCATCACATCAGTGCCCCTTCTGGAATATTCCCCAGGCCTTCTTCCCCACTCCTCTCCCAAACCTTTGCTCTATGGGTGTCAAATCTCTGGTCTAGAAGGAGGAAAGGATGGGAAGGCAGTTCCCCCTAGTCAGTAGTATCTCCCATGTAACAGACACTTCTGTGCAGTCATCTAGGACAGCAAGGCTGAGCCATAGCGGGCTGCTTAGCGGCCATGGGGCAGGGGCAGATAGGCCTTAATTAAGAAGCCAGAACTTGGCATCGGCCACAGGAGAGATGTCTTGTGGCTGGTTGCCACAGTAATCATGGCCCTTATGGCCAACGTGGCATCTCCTGGCCCTGGAGTCCAGGACTCCATCCGGTATGGATGGGAGTTCCTGGCATAACAGGGAAAGTGATTGAGTCCAAAGTCTGGCTTCCTGGTCTCACGGTCACACACACAGGCCTTGCTTGCCCTGACCCTTGAGAGGCCACATGGCTCTGCTGGTCTCTCAGGGAAGGGGTAACCTGGTCACAGAAGTGGAGGGAACCCTTGAGTCCTAGTCCAGCAAGAAGCCCATTCGTTCTCCCTGATGCCTTGTGTGTTTCTAATGTCCTGAAACCCTTCTCAGTGATTATGTTCTGTTTAACAACATCTGACCAAGGCCCCTTTAAATGCCATGCCTGGGTCTCAGCCCTGGTTAGGAATGTCTGGACTGTGTGTCTAGAAGGAGCAAGGCTTCACAGCCTCCCTACAGCAGACAAACCAGACAGACCCAGAGAGCGACACCCCCCAAAGAAGCAGGATCTTAGCTGGGCACAGCATGGGGGCGGGGGAGTGAGCCAGAGATGACCCAGCAAGACAAGCCCAGACTTCAGCATAACTACAGGGAGATGGGAGACAAGCTCCTGCCTACCCATCCTGAGAACTCCTGTTCTGTTCCCTGGGGAGATGGAAGGCAGTCGGCACAGCTTCTTGACACCTGATCTTATGGTGTCCAAAGAGCAAGGAGGGACAGCCAATGGTTCGCTTCTGGAAAATCGGGGACCTTCTGAGTGGCAGCTGTACTGCAGAAAAGAAGGTGTAGGTGCTGTGGGCTTGGGGATACCAAGGGGGTTGGACAGCATAGCCTGGTTCAGAGGGTGTGGCTGTGTGAGCACCTGGGCACAGGGAGGGTGGGACTTCCCCCGGCACAATGCTCTGAGCCCAGGGATGCAGACACTTGGGCCAGCTTCTCAGGGGTCCATTGACTCCACCGTCTCTTCATGTGGCACTGTTACCTTGGGAAAGTTCAAAATGCTACATTGATAATGCAGAATACAGAGGGTGTGGCTTTGCAGTTTGAGTCAAAGACCCTTTGGTTAAAATGCTTAGTATCTCTGTCCTTGATTTTATCCCTTCCCTGAATCACTCTGGACAGTTGGCTGATCCTCACGACACAGAGGCTGGGCCAGCATCCTGGACAACTAGGCACTTGATGCTGACCTTAAAATTATTCAGTCAGAGCTGGGCCTGATGCTGTATGTCTGTTATTCTAGTTTAGgggaaggccaaggcaggagaattgcttggGCTGACAACatagagaccctgactcaaacagtgaagagaaaaatgacagaTTGGTCTTAAACTGGAGCAAACACTTGGGTCCTCGAGTCACCAGGCCAGGGCTGCAGGAGCAGCATAGGGTGGGGActttggggatgggggtggggttgttCAGGGTCTGAGGTTGGGACTTCTCCGACATAGGTTCCCATAAGGATATCTCTACTTGTCAACACAGCCTGAGGAGCTTATAACCCTACATATGAAAGCCCCAGACCCAGGCTGTTCTTGGTTCCTGGTGGTAAGGGATCGATATTAAGGTAGAgattgctggacagtggtggctcatgtttttaatcccagcacttgggaggcagaggcaagtgaacctctgagtttgaggccagcctggtctacagataagtcccagggcagccagggctacacagagaaaccctgttcagaaaaaaacaagaacaaaagtcTTGTGGGTCAAAGGTGAGCCACACAGTTGGGGCACTGTTGGGTCCAGTATCTGCTCTGAGGCATGAACACCCAGCTGCCATGTCTATAGGCAAAGCTGAGACGGGACACAGCTGCTGCGGGACATTGTCTCTGTTGCAGCCACAGTGTGCCAAGGGGTGGACCATGATATTCCTTCTCTGCCCAGGATGGAGGCCTCCTGTCTGGAGCTGGCACTGGAAGGTGAGCGACTGTGCAAGGCAGGGGACTTCAAGGCAGGTGTGGCCTTCTTCGAGGCTGCTGTGCAGGTGGGCACCGAGGACCTGAAGACACTGAGTGCCATCTATAGCCAGCTGGGCAATGCCTACTTCTACCTGAAGGAGTATGCTCGGGCCCTGCAGTTCCACAAACATGACTTGCTGCTGGCACGGTAAGGACTGGTGGTTTGTGGCCTGATGGCCTTGGCCTGGTCCCCTGTGTGTGGAGTCCCCTGCTCTTGGGGGAGGTTGGAAGAGGCAGGTGTCTCTGACCCTGGAAAGCCCAGCAGGAGGGCCTGGCCTGGGAGGGAGAATCTGTGGATGCCTTAGAGGTCAGTGTTCAAgttgagatatgtgtgtgtacagtcttcatgtgtatatgtatgcaagtgtatgtatgtgtttgcctgtgtgtgtctgaacATGTGTCTGTCCATGTGTTCTGTCTGGCTTGGTGTGATTCTTTCTGAGATGTGTCTCTACCACCCATAGCTATTCATTTTCTGTGGTCTTGGGTTTGGGTTACGCTTGCCATCTTTTCTGTAAGGCATGGTCTTACTCAGGGCCCCTGCTCTCCCTGCAAACTCCAACCCCTTGGAGGTTTATGGTTTCCCTTCTGCACATTTCTGAGTTTCTATCTTGATGTCTCCAGTCCTGTGTAGCCTTTGACTCTTGGTTCCTACAAGTCCTCCCTCTCGCTCCACATTCAACCCAGCTTCTATGGAGGCCTCAGAACCACCCTGACTGCCTAGATAGGGGCAGGATTCTCCCAGCCCTGCCCATGCTGGCGACCCCATCCACCAGCGAGGCTCCCGGCTTGCTTCTCTGTCCTCAGCACGAAGTACAGATCTGATGCTGGTGCCTCGCCGATGTGCATGTGGAGCTAATTTCCACTGCCAGTCTTTCTCCTCTGAGGCTTCTTTGGTTCTCGCTCAGTTCAGGGCCCAGCTAGACCCAACTGGCTCCtcactccttcctgccttccaggACCATTGGTGACCGCATGGGGGAGGCCAAGGCCAGTGGGAACCTGGGCAACACACTCAAGGTCCTGGGCCGATTTGATGAGGCAATCGTCTGCTGCCAGAGACATCTGGACATTGCCCAGGAGCAGGGGGACAAAGTGAGTGGTCGGACCCTTGGCCCCTTGTACCCTTTCCATCTCTGCTGGGGCTCTTACCCTCAGACATTATCAGACAAAGCAGTAGGCCTAGCCACCTCTGCCACCCAACTGGCAGAGGATAGAAGGGGTAGAGGGTAGAACTGGATTCGCCCTTCCTCAGGACTCAGCAGCCCAGGGGACTAGAACACAGCTCCTGCAAGTGCACCTGGGGTGACTTCCCTGGGGGACTGTAGAGCTTCCATGTTCCACTGTTGCCCACAGGTTGGGGAGGCGAGAGCACTCTACAACATTGGAAATGTGTACCACGCCAAGGGTAAACAGCTCTCCTGGAATGCTGCACAGGACCCTGGGCACCTGCCACCTGATGTCCGTGAGACACTGCACAGGGCCTCTGAGTTctatgagtgagtgagtggggtGGGCTGATGGGGCTGGGCTTGTCTGAATGCCCCTGCATTCCATAAACACACCTTGAGCCAGTGTGTGCCTGGTGAGGACCGGGGCAGGGTCCCTAGACACAAATCACCCTCACATTCAGAAAACCCTACTCTGTAGGCACTGCCCTCACATACACCTATCCTGGATGATAGGCTTTGACCAGACTTCCAGCCCTGAGGCTCTGATGTCATTTGAGCCAAGGGATCCATTCCAAGCCACTGTGTCCTCGCCATACTCTGGGAGAGCCACTCAGTACTTTCCAGCCTCAGGAGGAAGCTATGTAGCCACTTCCTGATGCCGGGAAGGACACAGCTCTAAAAGACTTGGCCCCCCTAGGAGGAACCTGTCCTTGGTGAAGGAACTAGGCGATCGGGCGGCCCAGGGCAGGGCCTATGGCAACCTGGGTAATACCCACTACCTGCTGGGAAACTTCACAGAGGCCACAACCTTCCACAAAGAGGTGAGCTGGGCCTGGGTGCTGGGACAGGGGCAGGAAAGCTTAAGGTCACCCCTCACAGTCCTCAACAGCATGGCCCCTGGAGAGCCCCTGAGCCCCTGCTTCTATTGTATTGGTCCTGCAGTCCCTCTCTACTCCCCTGGACACTCAGACATCAAACTAGCACTCAGTGGGGAAGCATCCCTGACTGTGTTCCTAGGTTGCAGGGCTCTGTGATAATCTCAGGGTTTGGATCTGTCTGCAGCGCCTGGCCATCGCCAAGGAGTTTGGAGACAAGGCAGCTGAGAGGAGGGCCTACAGCAACTTGGGCAATGCCCACATCTTCCTGGGGCGCTTTGATGTGGCTGCTGAACATTACAAGTGAGCAGGGAAGGCAGCCCTGGGATGTACTGAGCAGCAGGCTACAGAGAGGATGCTCACTTGGACCATTCCCAGGAGCCAAGTGGGGACTCCGGCTGCCCTGAAAAAGGCTGATGCATGAAGCTCATGGGTGTCCCTGACCTGTGTCACAGTTCTTAGTCAGCTGCTTCCTGGGTAGAGGGGTGGCCACTAGATGGAGCACTTCAGGACCAGGCCTATTGTGGGGGCGCTACATGCTCATCACACAGTTCTGAGATATGGACACTAGGTCTTGGGTCCCTGCTCAGAGCGGTTAGTGATATTAGCCAGTGTCACAGTTAGCCAGTGCACCCGTGCACCCACATGCATCTGGTGCTCTGAATTAAGTGCAGTGGTCATGGGAAGATAAGTGTTCCTGAGGAAGAAGAGACATTGCCATCCCCCTCAGGGACTGACTTTCCCCCTCTGCACAGGAAGACGCTGCAGCTGTCACGGCAGCTCCGGGACCAGGCAGTGGAAGCGCAGGCTTGCTACAGCCTGGGCAACACCTACACACTGCTGCAGGACTATGAGCGTGCTGCTGAGTACCACCTGCGGCACCTCGTCATTGCCCAGGAGCTGGCTGATAGGTGTGTGAGAACGAGGCCTtggctggggctggcttacagtgacAGCCTGGGGTACGCGCACCTGCTCCCCTGCGGACCACAGCATGCTTGGTCAGAGCAGCCTCCCGTAGGCCCTCAGCTACTCCCTCAGTGGGAAACAATTTAAGCAAATAGGTAGGTCCAAGGCTTGAAGGGGCCCCTAGCCTCCAACTCTGGAACTTCTATGCAGATCTGTATGTAGCAGGGTTTCAGAGCCACAGACCTGGGGGCAGCTATAATGGGAGGTACCCTGGAAGAGCTGCCCTGTCCCCAGGGCTTCTGTGGGAGGGGCAGATAACAGAAGTGTCTTGGAATTAGGTAGAGATAGtgggaacaggaacaggaacagctAAATGTCCCTGAATGTGTGGTTCACTGGGTGAGGGAGCATGAAGCAAGCTGCAGGGAGGCCACTAGGGGGTGATCCAGGCCTTGAGCGACAGTACACAAGTGCTGGGCCCTGAGGGTAAGCTGGTAACAAGCTTAGGTTTATCAGGTTAATCCTTTCAACAAGAAAGCACCAAAGTGCAGTTGGTTGGCATGTCTCCCTTAACGGGTTGGACCAGTGAGTATGGTGGCCAGGGCCAGCGGGCTCCTATGGCTGAGGAAACACTGTGCTGTTGGTACATTGTGTACCAGGGTCGGGAGAGGGTCAGGGACTTGGGGTAATAGGGAGTCCTGGGAGGCAGGTGTGATTTTCTAACCTTCCACAGGGTGGGAGAGGGCCGAGCGTGCTGGAGCCTGGGGAACGCCTATGTGTCCATGGGGAGCCCCGCACAGGCCTTGACCTTTGCGAAGAAACATCTGCAGATCTCCCAGGAGGTGAGCCGGGCCCACTCCCCTAGATCTCTGCTGCCGCCTCAGCAGCCCATTGTCTTCTTTCTTGTGCTTGTTCCTAAACCCTTTCTGAATCCTGCATCCCTACAAAGACAGTTCCCACTTGTATGTACTAGGGTCAGTGGGTCAGCGGGGGGTAAGGGGAGGTGAGCAAGGATTTGTTTTCCACTTAGAATGCTGGTGTCCCCTGTGTGGATTCCATCCATATAGAATTGGGCCGTGTTGGGTATCGGGATGCTAGGAGTAACCTCCTGGAAGTGGATTAGGGAGACAGAGGTTCTATTGCCCAGGGATACCCTGGGACACCGCTCTAGGAAGCCGAGTGGTCCCTCCTCTATATTTAGCCCCCTCCTactgtggacagtgcagagacaTCCCAGAGAAACCTAGCCTCCCTAAGTAAGGGTGGACCTCACAGCATCAAAAGGAGCTTCTCAGACACC
The nucleotide sequence above comes from Arvicanthis niloticus isolate mArvNil1 chromosome 6, mArvNil1.pat.X, whole genome shotgun sequence. Encoded proteins:
- the Gpsm1 gene encoding G-protein-signaling modulator 1 isoform X2 → MLVSAMEGQPLALSLAEKAVCKVVYGAPRPRPLLLPVGLELWLYVQKMRNLQRKRMEASCLELALEGERLCKAGDFKAGVAFFEAAVQVGTEDLKTLSAIYSQLGNAYFYLKEYARALQFHKHDLLLARTIGDRMGEAKASGNLGNTLKVLGRFDEAIVCCQRHLDIAQEQGDKVGEARALYNIGNVYHAKGKQLSWNAAQDPGHLPPDVRETLHRASEFYERNLSLVKELGDRAAQGRAYGNLGNTHYLLGNFTEATTFHKERLAIAKEFGDKAAERRAYSNLGNAHIFLGRFDVAAEHYKKTLQLSRQLRDQAVEAQACYSLGNTYTLLQDYERAAEYHLRHLVIAQELADRVGEGRACWSLGNAYVSMGSPAQALTFAKKHLQISQEIGDRNGELTARMNIAHLQLALGRLTSPAAAEKPDLAGYEAQGARPKRTQRLSAETWDLLRLPLDREQNGETHHTGEWRGPGRDSLPLPVRSRKYQEGPDAIERRPWEGSHSPLDSADVRVQVPRTGIPRAPSSDEECFFDLLSKFQSSRMDDQRCPLEEGQAGAAEATAAPTLEERAAQPSVTASPQTEEFFDLIASSQSRRLDDQRASVGSLPGLRITLNNVGHLRGDGDPQEPGDEFFNMLIKYQRRQNHSSVQTASSKPAPPEEPCPLKYLGHQLHRLHSHLLQALKRRQHLSGPPASTSEQAEPVVSVD
- the Gpsm1 gene encoding G-protein-signaling modulator 1 isoform X3, yielding MLVSAMEGQPLALSLAEKAVCKVVYGAPRPRPLLLPVGLELWLYVQKMRNLQRKRMEASCLELALEGERLCKAGDFKAGVAFFEAAVQVGTEDLKTLSAIYSQLGNAYFYLKEYARALQFHKHDLLLARTIGDRMGEAKASGNLGNTLKVLGRFDEAIVCCQRHLDIAQEQGDKVGEARALYNIGNVYHAKGKQLSWNAAQDPGHLPPDVRETLHRASEFYERNLSLVKELGDRAAQGRAYGNLGNTHYLLGNFTEATTFHKERLAIAKEFGDKAAERRAYSNLGNAHIFLGRFDVAAEHYKKTLQLSRQLRDQAVEAQACYSLGNTYTLLQDYERAAEYHLRHLVIAQELADRVGEGRACWSLGNAYVSMGSPAQALTFAKKHLQISQEIGDRNGELTARMNIAHLQLALGRLTSPAAAEKPDLAGYEAQGARPKRTQRLSAETWDLLRLPLDREQNGETHHTGEWRGPGRDSLPLPVRSRKYQEGPDAIERRPWEGSHSPLDSADGIPRAPSSDEECFFDLLSKFQSSRMDDQRCPLEEGQAGAAEATAAPTLEERAAQPSVTASPQTEEFFDLIASSQSRRLDDQRASVGSLPGLRITLNNVGHLRGDGDPQEPGDEFFNMLIKYQSSRIDDQRCPPPDVLPRGPTMPDEDFFSLIQRVQAKRMDEQRVDLAGSPEQEAGGLPDPRQQCPPGAS
- the Gpsm1 gene encoding G-protein-signaling modulator 1 isoform X1, translating into MLVSAMEGQPLALSLAEKAVCKVVYGAPRPRPLLLPVGLELWLYVQKMRNLQRKRMEASCLELALEGERLCKAGDFKAGVAFFEAAVQVGTEDLKTLSAIYSQLGNAYFYLKEYARALQFHKHDLLLARTIGDRMGEAKASGNLGNTLKVLGRFDEAIVCCQRHLDIAQEQGDKVGEARALYNIGNVYHAKGKQLSWNAAQDPGHLPPDVRETLHRASEFYERNLSLVKELGDRAAQGRAYGNLGNTHYLLGNFTEATTFHKERLAIAKEFGDKAAERRAYSNLGNAHIFLGRFDVAAEHYKKTLQLSRQLRDQAVEAQACYSLGNTYTLLQDYERAAEYHLRHLVIAQELADRVGEGRACWSLGNAYVSMGSPAQALTFAKKHLQISQEIGDRNGELTARMNIAHLQLALGRLTSPAAAEKPDLAGYEAQGARPKRTQRLSAETWDLLRLPLDREQNGETHHTGEWRGPGRDSLPLPVRSRKYQEGPDAIERRPWEGSHSPLDSADVRVQVPRTGIPRAPSSDEECFFDLLSKFQSSRMDDQRCPLEEGQAGAAEATAAPTLEERAAQPSVTASPQTEEFFDLIASSQSRRLDDQRASVGSLPGLRITLNNVGHLRGDGDPQEPGDEFFNMLIKYQSSRIDDQRCPPPDVLPRGPTMPDEDFFSLIQRVQAKRMDEQRVDLAGSPEQEAGGLPDPRQQCPPGAS